Proteins found in one Methanospirillum hungatei JF-1 genomic segment:
- a CDS encoding tetratricopeptide repeat protein, whose amino-acid sequence MSDEDPIKILQVRFAKGEISAEQYEQMLSFLIRDVSSFKQTETKEKPDIIETPLEQETTPTVEPEKPEFADDAEAEEIAVIEPDSTLTEPERTTVKEIATAIANAEEPVSSDTESLGIEVTEETETNESEEVPAGEEDFAAGTVLDTSISDEQIEAIEISEEIPEEVTEKKESAERFLSQEDLGNVCYVTAVNLVQAGEFEKAYPFIEKSLTIQPELTLSWLYKGFIHHNRKEYEEAITCFDKVLAKDPFQIRAWLFKGYSLFHLHQDDKALECFDRVIKEDRKQLRAIIYKGYCLKNLKRYKEAGNAFDNAIQLSPRDLNLRLNRGICLFEDKQFYEALNAFDKVLELDKRNLSAWLYKIRSLIRMERIQEAFQSSGKLLEIQPREVSVWLARADLLLKMKKVEEALDATKKSLLLDKWNPDTWSLRGLCFYKLGKFNEALQCYDNALKINPKHLDAMKNRALCLHKLKRHSDALEYYEHAIAGNPHNIEAWFNRGLILHKAKNYDEALHSYDKVIELDKFHAKAYFNKGLIHRQLEQYFEALQAFSQATSVDPSFASAWYHMGLIYTDLVRHKEALQCYDKTLKLNPKHIGALLNKGVILEDAGLKKEAFMCFQKAANLDTKIAASIKGRLAH is encoded by the coding sequence ATGTCAGATGAAGATCCCATAAAAATTCTGCAGGTACGCTTTGCAAAAGGAGAGATATCAGCAGAGCAGTATGAGCAGATGCTTTCTTTTCTCATCCGGGATGTTTCATCATTTAAACAGACAGAAACAAAAGAGAAACCTGATATTATTGAAACTCCTTTGGAGCAGGAAACCACTCCGACTGTAGAACCAGAAAAACCTGAGTTTGCTGATGATGCTGAAGCAGAAGAGATTGCAGTCATCGAACCTGATTCAACACTCACCGAACCTGAACGGACGACGGTAAAAGAGATCGCAACAGCAATAGCAAATGCCGAAGAACCGGTTTCTTCAGACACTGAATCATTGGGAATAGAAGTAACCGAAGAGACGGAAACTAATGAGAGTGAAGAAGTACCAGCTGGTGAAGAAGACTTTGCGGCTGGCACTGTACTTGATACCTCGATATCTGATGAGCAAATTGAAGCGATTGAAATTTCTGAAGAGATCCCAGAGGAAGTAACAGAGAAAAAGGAGAGTGCTGAGAGATTTTTATCCCAGGAGGATCTCGGAAATGTCTGTTATGTTACTGCGGTAAATCTGGTCCAGGCCGGGGAATTTGAAAAAGCATATCCCTTTATCGAAAAATCTCTGACCATTCAACCAGAACTGACATTATCTTGGCTTTATAAAGGATTCATTCATCACAACCGGAAGGAATACGAAGAAGCAATCACCTGTTTTGATAAGGTACTAGCTAAAGATCCTTTTCAAATCCGAGCTTGGCTTTTTAAGGGATACAGCCTCTTTCATCTTCATCAGGATGATAAGGCGCTTGAATGCTTTGATCGGGTTATAAAGGAAGATAGAAAACAACTGCGAGCAATTATTTATAAAGGGTACTGTTTAAAAAATCTGAAGCGTTACAAAGAAGCAGGGAATGCCTTTGATAATGCAATCCAGCTCAGTCCGAGAGATCTGAATCTTCGACTGAACAGGGGAATCTGCCTCTTTGAAGATAAGCAATTTTATGAAGCACTAAATGCTTTCGATAAAGTATTGGAACTTGATAAAAGAAATTTATCTGCATGGCTATACAAAATTCGCAGCCTTATCAGAATGGAACGGATTCAGGAAGCTTTTCAAAGTTCAGGTAAACTTTTAGAGATTCAGCCTCGCGAAGTCAGCGTATGGCTTGCACGAGCTGATCTTTTATTAAAGATGAAAAAAGTTGAAGAAGCTCTAGATGCAACAAAGAAGAGTCTTCTTCTTGATAAATGGAATCCTGACACCTGGAGTCTACGAGGATTGTGTTTTTATAAACTTGGTAAATTCAATGAGGCTTTACAATGCTATGATAATGCCTTAAAGATTAATCCAAAACACCTAGATGCGATGAAAAATAGGGCATTGTGCCTACATAAACTGAAACGTCATAGCGATGCTCTGGAATATTATGAACACGCTATCGCCGGAAATCCGCATAATATTGAAGCATGGTTCAACCGCGGACTAATCCTCCATAAAGCGAAAAATTACGACGAAGCCCTTCATTCATATGATAAAGTGATAGAACTTGATAAATTCCATGCAAAAGCATATTTCAACAAAGGTCTGATTCACCGTCAGCTCGAACAATATTTTGAAGCATTACAGGCATTTTCACAAGCCACGAGTGTTGATCCCTCATTTGCATCAGCATGGTATCACATGGGTCTGATATATACAGACCTCGTCAGACATAAAGAAGCTCTGCAATGCTATGATAAGACTCTGAAGCTAAATCCAAAACATATCGGTGCTCTCCTGAATAAAGGAGTAATTCTTGAAGATGCCGGGCTGAAAAAAGAAGCTTTTATGTGCTTTCAGAAAGCCGCAAATCTGGATACAAAAATTGCAGCTTCCATAAAAGGAAGACTTGCACACTAA
- a CDS encoding adenosylhomocysteinase produces the protein MDSGNLKIEWARQYMPVLSAISDRFKKEKPFAGKVIGMALHVEAKTANLVRTLADGGATVHITGCNPLSTQDDVAEALGKVPNVYCYAKRGCSVDEYYQAIDTVLDAKPVITIDDGMDLIHRLHTVRQDVLSGVIGGCEETTTGIHRLRAMAADGKLLFPVIAVNDTPMKHYFDNVHGTGESALTAIMATTNSLIAGKWIVVAGFGFCGRGLARKASALGAKVIVTEIDPRRALEAHMEGFHVMSMQEAARVGDIFITTTGNRDVITGDHMTVMKSGVILSNAGHFNIEIDGIWLSSHADTIEERDGIHSYHIGGKVIHLLAEGRLVNLAVPKGMGHPIEVMDLSFALQALSTEYLALHHVELKPDVHQVPDEIDRMVASYKLASLNLSIDKLTKDQEEYMGSWDHGT, from the coding sequence ATGGATTCTGGAAATTTAAAAATTGAATGGGCACGGCAGTACATGCCTGTACTCAGCGCCATCTCTGATCGATTTAAAAAAGAAAAGCCCTTTGCTGGTAAAGTCATCGGAATGGCTTTACATGTCGAAGCAAAAACCGCGAACCTTGTCAGGACACTAGCTGATGGAGGGGCAACGGTCCATATTACCGGGTGTAATCCACTCTCTACCCAGGATGATGTGGCTGAAGCTCTAGGAAAGGTCCCGAATGTATACTGTTATGCCAAACGCGGATGTTCGGTTGATGAATACTATCAAGCCATTGATACTGTCCTTGATGCAAAACCAGTCATTACCATTGATGATGGGATGGATCTTATCCATCGTCTTCACACCGTAAGGCAGGATGTTCTTTCTGGTGTAATTGGGGGATGTGAGGAGACTACTACCGGGATCCATCGTTTGCGTGCAATGGCTGCTGATGGAAAGCTCCTCTTCCCGGTCATTGCAGTCAATGATACACCAATGAAACATTACTTTGATAATGTGCACGGGACAGGAGAGAGTGCTCTGACCGCAATCATGGCAACAACGAATTCTCTCATTGCCGGAAAATGGATCGTAGTAGCTGGATTTGGTTTTTGCGGACGCGGTCTGGCACGAAAAGCATCAGCACTTGGTGCAAAAGTTATCGTTACCGAGATAGATCCCCGACGGGCCCTTGAAGCACATATGGAAGGCTTCCATGTGATGTCCATGCAGGAAGCTGCACGGGTTGGTGATATCTTCATAACAACAACCGGAAACAGGGATGTCATTACCGGTGATCACATGACAGTCATGAAATCCGGTGTCATTCTATCGAATGCAGGTCACTTTAATATCGAGATCGATGGCATCTGGCTCTCTTCTCATGCAGATACTATAGAAGAACGCGATGGTATTCATTCATATCATATCGGCGGTAAAGTCATCCATTTACTCGCAGAAGGCCGTCTTGTGAATCTGGCAGTTCCAAAAGGGATGGGTCATCCAATAGAAGTTATGGATCTCTCCTTTGCATTACAGGCACTCAGCACCGAATACCTTGCCCTTCATCATGTTGAATTAAAGCCTGATGTTCATCAGGTCCCTGATGAGATTGACAGGATGGTTGCATCATACAAACTTGCATCCCTGAATCTTTCCATTGACAAACTGACAAAAGATCAAGAAGAATATATGGGAAGCTGGGATCACGGGACCTGA
- the hisF gene encoding imidazole glycerol phosphate synthase subunit HisF, whose translation MTLTRRIIPCLDIKDGRVVKGTNFLGLRDAGDPVELACRYNEQGADEVVFLDITASRENRGMIIDVIQRAADELFLPLTVGGGIRTLDDVQKTLRAGADKVSINTSAVQNPALISEAAQAFGTQCVVVAIDVKRRTSPEPGKTMIPLPDQSSCWYEVVTHGGSQPTGIDAIAWAKEAENRGAGEILLTSMETDGTKEGFDIPITSAISESVGIPVIASGGVGTFDHFYEGFVYGKADAALAASVFHYGEMTIADVKDYLSKKGIAIRPHTQ comes from the coding sequence ATGACACTGACCCGGAGGATTATCCCCTGCCTGGACATCAAGGACGGAAGAGTTGTGAAAGGAACAAATTTTCTTGGCCTTCGGGATGCCGGCGATCCGGTTGAACTTGCCTGCCGGTATAATGAACAGGGTGCAGATGAAGTAGTTTTCCTTGATATTACGGCATCCAGAGAGAACAGGGGGATGATCATAGACGTCATCCAGCGGGCTGCTGATGAACTTTTCCTCCCACTGACCGTTGGTGGGGGTATCAGAACACTCGACGATGTTCAAAAAACATTGAGAGCCGGAGCTGATAAAGTTTCAATAAATACAAGCGCCGTTCAGAATCCTGCATTGATATCCGAAGCTGCTCAGGCCTTTGGAACCCAGTGTGTGGTCGTTGCCATTGATGTAAAAAGGAGAACCTCTCCTGAGCCTGGGAAGACCATGATACCTCTGCCAGACCAGAGTTCATGCTGGTACGAGGTAGTAACACACGGGGGATCACAACCGACCGGAATAGATGCTATTGCCTGGGCGAAAGAAGCTGAAAACCGTGGCGCGGGGGAAATCCTGCTTACCTCTATGGAAACCGACGGAACAAAGGAAGGTTTTGATATACCCATTACATCTGCAATTTCTGAATCAGTTGGAATACCAGTGATTGCTTCAGGCGGAGTCGGGACTTTTGATCATTTTTATGAGGGCTTTGTGTACGGAAAAGCTGATGCAGCCCTTGCAGCCAGTGTCTTTCATTATGGAGAGATGACAATTGCTGATGTTAAAGATTATTTATCGAAAAAAGGGATAGCAATTCGCCCTCATACGCAATAA
- a CDS encoding SagB/ThcOx family dehydrogenase, with amino-acid sequence MQSDSSWTGHRFLQETLFRDSHQIEEEPKTRVCGVCEPNQKIILLPDPSEIPLAPVILWDALHDRKSIRVYSSEEIHKWELSILLHYTQGVREKENGSNFRTVPSAGALHPFETRIVVNRVNGLDPGIYRYLPLDHALVKEECHSGDHESVAKICRNPNLVASSAVSFIWTAVPERMIWKFGQRGWRYLFIEAGHICQNLYVVCAGLSLGVCAIGSYNDNDINCILGIDGESEFCIYMASVGRKKE; translated from the coding sequence ATGCAATCTGACTCCTCGTGGACCGGTCACCGGTTTCTTCAGGAAACACTCTTTCGAGATTCTCATCAAATAGAAGAAGAACCGAAAACCCGTGTATGTGGCGTATGTGAACCCAATCAGAAGATCATACTCTTGCCAGATCCAAGTGAGATCCCTCTTGCTCCCGTTATCTTATGGGATGCCTTACATGACAGAAAGTCTATTCGCGTATATTCTTCGGAAGAGATACATAAATGGGAACTATCTATTCTCCTTCATTATACCCAGGGTGTCAGGGAAAAGGAGAATGGTTCAAATTTTCGGACTGTCCCTTCAGCAGGTGCATTACATCCCTTTGAAACACGCATTGTGGTAAACCGGGTAAATGGATTGGATCCAGGTATATATCGGTACCTCCCCCTTGACCATGCTCTTGTCAAAGAAGAGTGTCATTCCGGGGATCATGAGTCTGTAGCAAAGATATGCAGAAATCCAAACCTGGTTGCATCATCAGCAGTATCCTTCATCTGGACCGCTGTTCCTGAACGTATGATTTGGAAGTTCGGACAGAGAGGATGGAGATATCTGTTCATTGAAGCTGGTCATATCTGCCAGAATCTGTATGTGGTATGCGCAGGTCTTTCACTTGGAGTATGTGCGATAGGCTCATACAATGATAATGATATTAATTGTATTCTGGGGATAGACGGAGAGTCAGAGTTTTGTATATATATGGCATCAGTCGGGAGAAAAAAAGAGTAA
- a CDS encoding ParA family protein — protein MAFIHHKGGTGKTTSCLQIAGILKNMGRTVLVIDTDPQANATLGLGVYPDSLQKHIYQYYMQRCSSSPDSVLLSDFIIKTMSGIDLVPSHLDLVGAEAILYKNPDRYHILKRGIDVIKNRYDHILIDTPPFLGQFLMNGMIAADHSVMVFSSDFFAVAGYDHINMIIRDIKEILGVDIHISMAILNRWNNPSEKTETFLEKIQHLFGIKPEVQPDSLQDIRSQLEDRIRIEIPEVILVAEGRDVSHSLKQGVPLITLAPDDPSMSGFKKAALVIDSWKTRGK, from the coding sequence ATTGCATTTATCCATCATAAAGGTGGAACAGGAAAAACAACATCCTGCCTACAGATAGCAGGGATCCTAAAAAATATGGGAAGAACAGTACTTGTAATAGATACTGATCCCCAGGCAAATGCGACTTTAGGTCTTGGAGTCTATCCGGATTCTCTTCAGAAACATATATATCAATATTACATGCAGAGATGTTCATCATCTCCAGATTCAGTTCTCCTGTCAGATTTTATCATAAAAACTATGTCTGGCATAGATCTCGTCCCCTCTCATCTTGATCTTGTCGGCGCAGAAGCGATATTATACAAAAACCCGGACCGGTATCATATTCTGAAAAGGGGGATTGATGTAATTAAGAACAGATATGATCATATTCTGATTGATACCCCTCCCTTCCTTGGTCAATTTCTCATGAACGGAATGATTGCTGCCGATCATTCTGTCATGGTTTTTTCTTCTGATTTTTTTGCTGTCGCCGGGTATGATCATATTAACATGATTATTCGGGACATCAAAGAGATCTTGGGAGTTGATATTCATATCAGTATGGCAATCCTGAACAGATGGAATAATCCATCAGAAAAAACAGAAACTTTTCTGGAAAAAATACAACATTTGTTTGGTATAAAACCGGAGGTACAACCTGACTCATTGCAGGATATACGAAGTCAGCTTGAAGACAGAATACGGATAGAAATCCCGGAAGTAATCCTGGTTGCGGAAGGAAGAGATGTATCTCATTCTTTAAAACAAGGTGTTCCACTAATAACTCTGGCTCCGGATGATCCATCCATGTCAGGATTTAAAAAAGCAGCATTAGTGATAGACTCATGGAAGACAAGGGGGAAATAA
- a CDS encoding chemotaxis protein CheW — MDTGENKHSGRRGLFMVTENDKKQPEKEMVVPDYTEIINRILNFKQGEIPEVPEEFVPILNRLQQDTEILQNEKQAILELTRELDLLKEEQDIIKKEHESYLSDLISAHTEFDRALEIFQYHTIPMVLLGSEQQIMDANDIFCSIFSVERSEITRHFPPITKYVSDKPPFTAPDGNQYSIVTIKPPIVPFDHDAVSLELFIPYLPPGEPKTKEVVSREILEKALSKILLPVAIIDGHNTIKYINNALLEYLARDYQDIYLRDIASCGFSGEIKEKIEETITTGTKIAYQTSILHRDNTSIQVWIELFPLTCEEEAYILLVLFPDEEEEVNNTEEISQNLSELRTSFLKTLLDLNPSPMVLFNDASEIILANEGLSELIGVSSEQLQGQRLSDIGIRVSGFSGTSEEMEILPDNICIESPYGVQCYSGLLIANHQSNQNQYLLILQPPVDVPIQQDKQQSPDIIETVQNDSPSIQTETDIHPDFSQSIQFSSISIPGLLIEDSIIKEINQSFKDWSGIQDENISEYAQILISHTVQARENRSLVFSSLYPAGLKSYQIQIQPSISLPDKNIYWFIDQSEAQESIASLQNQIESLHSELTSIKNNLQEERSAMKTSEDISGQIDIVEFELSGGRYAMDIGMVREVVEMLPITPLPKTPPYIIGIINLRGEVTHVIDLAVLLGERIKKDRSGQKIIIVPPDAAHGEHLGIIVDNVRSVTEIGVRQVTALGDEINERIQTRIKGIIKVTHDDLIEKREGEEKEANLVIWLDMKEILNRMASLH; from the coding sequence ATGGATACAGGTGAGAATAAACATTCGGGGAGAAGAGGGCTGTTCATGGTCACTGAAAATGATAAAAAGCAGCCAGAAAAGGAGATGGTTGTTCCAGACTATACAGAAATTATCAACAGGATTCTGAACTTTAAACAGGGGGAAATCCCGGAAGTACCGGAAGAGTTTGTGCCAATATTAAACCGGTTACAACAGGACACTGAAATCCTTCAGAATGAAAAACAGGCCATTCTAGAACTGACCAGAGAATTAGATCTATTGAAAGAAGAACAGGACATAATAAAAAAGGAACATGAAAGTTACCTCTCCGATCTGATTTCCGCTCATACTGAATTTGATAGAGCACTGGAGATATTTCAGTATCATACCATCCCTATGGTTCTTTTGGGATCTGAACAGCAGATCATGGATGCAAATGACATATTCTGCTCGATCTTCTCTGTTGAACGGAGTGAAATAACCAGGCATTTTCCACCTATTACTAAATATGTCTCTGATAAACCACCTTTTACCGCTCCGGACGGCAACCAATATTCTATTGTTACAATAAAACCCCCAATTGTTCCTTTTGATCATGATGCAGTTTCACTCGAACTCTTTATACCCTATCTGCCCCCGGGAGAGCCGAAAACAAAAGAAGTAGTATCCAGAGAGATATTAGAGAAAGCACTATCAAAAATCCTTCTTCCGGTTGCAATAATCGATGGGCATAACACAATCAAATATATAAATAATGCACTTCTGGAATATCTTGCACGGGATTATCAGGATATCTATCTTCGTGATATTGCAAGTTGTGGCTTTTCCGGAGAGATAAAAGAAAAAATTGAAGAAACTATAACAACCGGAACAAAAATCGCATATCAGACATCAATTCTGCATCGTGACAATACCTCTATTCAGGTATGGATCGAATTATTTCCTCTTACATGTGAAGAAGAGGCATACATTTTACTCGTTCTCTTCCCTGATGAAGAAGAGGAGGTCAATAATACCGAAGAAATCTCTCAGAATCTTTCGGAACTGAGGACGTCCTTTTTAAAAACTCTTCTGGACCTCAATCCTTCACCGATGGTTCTGTTTAATGATGCATCTGAAATTATCCTCGCAAATGAAGGTCTTTCAGAGCTTATAGGCGTGTCTTCCGAACAATTACAAGGCCAGAGATTGTCAGACATCGGGATTAGGGTATCCGGTTTTTCTGGAACGAGTGAAGAGATGGAGATACTTCCAGACAACATCTGTATTGAGTCACCATATGGGGTGCAATGTTACTCAGGTCTCCTCATTGCCAATCATCAATCAAATCAGAATCAATATCTTCTGATTCTTCAACCACCGGTTGATGTTCCAATCCAGCAGGATAAGCAACAAAGTCCGGATATCATTGAAACAGTACAGAATGATTCACCGTCTATTCAGACAGAGACTGATATTCATCCAGATTTTTCCCAATCAATTCAATTCTCTTCCATTTCGATTCCCGGACTTCTTATTGAAGATTCAATTATAAAAGAAATTAATCAGTCATTTAAAGATTGGAGCGGAATTCAGGATGAAAATATTTCAGAATATGCACAAATTCTCATCTCTCATACGGTCCAGGCCAGGGAGAACAGATCTTTGGTATTTTCATCACTCTATCCCGCAGGTCTGAAATCATATCAGATTCAGATTCAGCCGAGTATCTCTTTGCCTGATAAAAATATCTACTGGTTTATTGATCAATCCGAAGCACAGGAATCAATCGCATCATTACAGAATCAGATAGAGAGTTTACATTCCGAACTGACTTCAATAAAAAATAATCTTCAAGAGGAACGTTCTGCAATGAAAACTTCTGAAGATATATCCGGGCAGATAGATATCGTTGAATTTGAATTATCCGGTGGAAGATATGCAATGGATATTGGGATGGTTCGGGAAGTCGTCGAGATGCTTCCAATAACCCCACTTCCAAAGACTCCTCCTTATATCATTGGTATCATCAATCTGAGAGGTGAAGTAACCCATGTCATAGATCTTGCAGTACTTCTTGGAGAACGGATTAAGAAAGACCGAAGTGGCCAGAAGATTATCATCGTTCCTCCTGATGCAGCGCATGGAGAACATCTTGGAATTATTGTGGATAATGTTCGAAGTGTCACCGAAATCGGGGTGCGTCAGGTAACTGCTCTTGGAGATGAAATCAATGAGCGGATTCAAACCAGGATTAAAGGCATCATTAAGGTCACTCATGATGACCTTATAGAGAAACGTGAAGGAGAAGAGAAGGAAGCAAACCTTGTTATTTGGCTTGACATGAAAGAAATATTAAATCGTATGGCAAGTCTTCACTAA
- a CDS encoding CheR family methyltransferase: MDKKIIPPVFPQINVPQVSEKGLPELILDVQKRLNIQLTSYKQDYIKRRLLSRMNSTRSKDFVEYHQYLKTHPEEEEKLRNALTINVTKFLRDPDVFNLIGKEIFPSIIQEKRSIKIWSAGCSSGEEPYTYAILLYDQAKPGISLSNVITATDIDEVILKRAKDGIYEKNALENLSDSQINRHFDKTEDGKYRIKDHIRNMVRFQPHDLMKGVPVARMFDVVSCRNVTIYFNEQQKKDLVKLVYESLGNNGYYIMGMSEYMSKDVEHLFRPYKPMLKIFQKAA, translated from the coding sequence ATGGATAAAAAAATTATACCCCCCGTTTTTCCCCAGATTAATGTCCCACAAGTGAGTGAGAAGGGACTTCCGGAACTCATTCTTGATGTTCAGAAAAGACTCAATATTCAACTCACCAGTTACAAACAGGATTATATCAAACGAAGGCTTCTTTCACGGATGAATTCAACCAGATCAAAAGATTTTGTTGAATATCATCAATATCTGAAGACTCATCCTGAAGAAGAAGAAAAACTCAGGAATGCACTGACTATAAATGTCACAAAATTTCTTCGGGATCCTGATGTATTCAATCTGATTGGAAAAGAGATCTTTCCATCAATTATCCAGGAGAAGAGATCCATAAAAATCTGGAGTGCTGGTTGTTCATCAGGAGAAGAGCCCTATACTTATGCAATACTCCTGTATGATCAGGCAAAACCTGGGATTTCACTCAGTAATGTCATCACCGCAACAGATATCGATGAAGTGATTCTAAAAAGGGCAAAAGATGGAATTTATGAGAAGAATGCTTTGGAAAACCTGAGTGATTCCCAGATTAACAGACATTTCGATAAAACTGAAGATGGGAAGTACCGGATAAAAGATCACATCAGGAATATGGTTCGGTTCCAACCTCATGATCTCATGAAAGGTGTTCCGGTCGCACGGATGTTTGACGTGGTATCATGCAGAAATGTAACGATATATTTTAATGAACAACAAAAGAAGGATCTTGTAAAACTCGTTTATGAAAGTCTGGGGAATAATGGATACTATATTATGGGTATGTCTGAATATATGTCAAAAGATGTTGAACACCTGTTCAGACCCTATAAACCGATGCTTAAAATTTTCCAGAAAGCAGCGTAA
- a CDS encoding molybdenum cofactor guanylyltransferase, which yields MISALILVGGLGTRVNGYPKYLFTYENKTFLERQTEELRSCSDEILIVCRDEDQVAVLPVLNQVRYIQDLRKGQGPAGGIHSGAWHAGGEYFFVTACDMPFLSCIVIRHLINAVKGFDAAVPVWEDGRYEPLCAVYRRDAVREFYEKNDERRLSSLIQDLHTRYIPVQEIQALVPDKDVFCNINDLNLLSKIKN from the coding sequence ATGATTTCAGCACTCATACTGGTTGGCGGACTTGGCACGAGGGTCAACGGATATCCAAAGTATCTGTTTACCTATGAGAACAAGACTTTTTTGGAGAGACAGACAGAAGAACTCAGGTCCTGTTCTGATGAAATCCTGATAGTCTGCCGTGATGAGGATCAGGTAGCAGTTCTCCCTGTATTAAATCAGGTTAGATATATTCAGGATTTACGGAAAGGTCAGGGGCCGGCAGGGGGTATTCATTCCGGGGCCTGGCATGCAGGAGGAGAATATTTTTTTGTTACTGCCTGTGATATGCCATTCCTGTCCTGTATTGTTATCAGACACCTGATTAACGCAGTAAAAGGATTTGATGCCGCGGTTCCGGTATGGGAAGATGGTAGATATGAACCACTCTGCGCTGTATATCGTCGTGATGCTGTCAGAGAGTTTTATGAAAAAAATGATGAAAGACGTCTTTCATCCCTCATTCAGGACCTTCATACCCGTTATATTCCGGTTCAGGAAATTCAGGCTCTGGTCCCGGATAAGGATGTTTTTTGCAATATTAATGATCTGAATTTACTTTCAAAAATAAAAAATTAA
- a CDS encoding methylated-DNA--[protein]-cysteine S-methyltransferase yields the protein MEGSARFGLWFVYIRWDSDNVVSRIRFVRQGVSGPVPLSLSQYLAGKTTTLSPLSSLHEQDDTVFGRIYREVKTIPYGETRTYKEIAESVGTGARVVGMAMKRNLTPILIPCHRVVSTGGLGGYTPDISIKQDLLNLEERVRKRMGITNSSLHLS from the coding sequence ATGGAAGGATCTGCCAGGTTTGGACTCTGGTTTGTCTATATCAGATGGGATTCAGATAATGTCGTCAGCAGAATCCGGTTTGTAAGACAGGGTGTTTCCGGTCCGGTTCCTCTTTCCCTTTCACAGTATCTGGCAGGAAAGACTACTACTCTTTCTCCTCTAAGCAGTCTTCATGAACAGGATGATACGGTATTTGGTAGGATTTACCGGGAAGTCAAGACAATCCCTTATGGAGAGACGAGAACATACAAGGAGATTGCAGAGTCAGTTGGAACAGGGGCACGGGTTGTTGGAATGGCTATGAAAAGAAATCTTACTCCTATTTTGATCCCCTGTCACCGGGTCGTTTCAACCGGAGGTCTGGGTGGATATACGCCAGATATCTCAATAAAGCAGGATTTACTGAACCTTGAAGAACGGGTTAGAAAACGCATGGGAATTACAAACTCATCCCTCCATTTATCATGA